The following nucleotide sequence is from Streptomyces leeuwenhoekii.
CACGGCGTCCAGCCGATGCCGAACAGCGCGCCCAGCAGGGGGGCGCCGACCAGCCCGCTCACCGGCCGCCGGTGGAGGCGGAACTCGCGCTGGGTGAGCCAGGGCATCAGGCCCATGAAGAAGACGCCCATGAGGATCATGAGGACGCCCAGGACCTTGGTCAGCACGCCCCGGTTGGCCTGGAGCGTCTCCCCGAAGAAGCCGAACAGCGCGCCGCTGGAGACGAAGACGGCCGTGAAACCGAGGACGAAGAGCGAGGCGCCGGCCACCATCCGGCCGCGCCGCGCCTCGGCGAGGTCGGTGCCGGTGACTCCGGTCACGTACGACAGATAGCCGGGGACCAGGGGCAGGACGCACGGCGAGAAGAAGGAGACGAGGCCGCCGAGGAGGGCGATGGGCAGGGCCACCAGCAGGGCGCCGTTGAGCACCGTGCCGTTGTAGCCGGTCGCCGCGAGCGTGGACAGCGCGCTCACGTCACTTCTCCGCCAGAACCGGTTCGAGCATCGAGCGCAGCTTCTCCTCGCTGAGTGCCTGGAGGGTGCGCGCGGCGATCTTCCCGTCCCGGTCGATGACGAGCGTGGACGGGATGGCCTGCGGGTTGAGCGTGCCCTTCTCGAAGCGGAGCATCAGCTTGCCCGTCGGGTCGTACAGGCTCGGGTAGGTGACCCCGTACTCCTTCTCGAAGGCCCGGGCCGGACCGGTGGAGGTGTCGCGGGTGTTGATGCCGACGAACTGGACGCCCTGGTCCTTGACGTCCTCGTAGACCTTCTGGAAGTGCTTCGCCTCGGCGCGGCAGGGCGGGCACCAGGAGCCCCACACGTTGAGGACGACGACCTTGCCTTTGTAGTCGTCGACGTCGAGCTGCTTGCCGTCGACGGTCTCGCCGGACAGGTCGGGGGCGTCGGCCCGCTCACCCTTGCCGACCGTGGCGATGCCGTCGGAACCGGTGATGAAGTGGGTGTCGCCGCCTCCGCCGGAGGTCCCACCGGACCCGCACGCGGAGACGAGCAGCGCGGCCACGGCGGCACCGGCGCCCAGGGCGGCGCGGCGGCGGACACGGGCGGTGGCGCGGTTCGAGCGCAGGGGGGCGCGGCTGGCGGCACTCATGTGAAAAGTTTCGCATGTCCGTTCCGGGGATCTTTCGCACCCCCCTCACGCGCGGAAAGCCGCATTTCAGAGCCGCTTCCACCCGGCGGCCGGCGCCTGTCCGACATCGAGGGTGCGCCATGCGTCCAGCACCTGTGGCCGCTGGACGTCCAGCCAGTCGGTGAACTGCCGGAAGGAGACCATCCGGATGTCCCCGCCCTTCTCCCTCTCCCGCGCGATGTACTTCAAGGCCTCCTCCACGGCGTCCATGTAGATGCCGCCGTTCCACTCCTCGAAGTGGTTGCCGATGAAGAAGGGTGCCCTGTTTGTCTCGTATGCCCGCTTGAAGCCGGAGATGTACGCCTGCGCCGACTGTTCCCGCCATCCGGGGTAGTTGTGGGCGGGCGCCCTGGTGGAGTTGAGCGACTGGTTGGCGAGCATGTTGTAGTCCATCGAAAGGACCTCGAACGAACGTCCGGGGAAAGGTATCTGCTGCAACGGCAGGTCCCATATCCCCTGCCGCTTGACCGGCCAGACCTGGCGACCGCCGGGCGAGGAGGCGTCGTAGCGCCAGCCGAGCTCGCGGGCGACGGGCAGCAGGTTCTCCTGGCCCAGCAGACAGGGCGTACGGCCGCCGGTGAGCTCCTTGTCGTAGTCGAAGGGCAGGGACGGCAGATCGGTCCAGCCGGTGTGGGTCCGCCACCGCGTCACGAAGGACTTCGCCTGCTCGATCTCACTGCGCCACTGCCGCGGGGTCCAGTGGGCGACACTGCCCCGCCCGCCGCAGAAGTGCCCGTTGAAGTGGGTGCCGATCTCGTGGCCCTCCAGCCAGGCCCGGCGGACGTACGTCAGGGTCTCCTTGATGTGCGCGTCGGTGAGGTAGCCGATGTCGGAGGCGCCGCGCGGATTGTTCGGCGGGTCGTAGAGCCGCTTCTTCGACTCGGGCAGCAGATACAGGCCCGAGAGGAAGAAGGTCATGTGCGCGCCGTGCTCCTTGGCGAGGTCCAGGAAGCGCGGGAAGAGGCCGTTGCCGACCTCCCCGGCCCCGTCCCAGGAGAAGACGACGAACTGCGGCGGGGTCTGGCCGGGCTCCAGCGGCACCGGCCGTTCCGGCTGGTGGGGCTGGCTGCCGGTGTACGAGGTGGAGCCGTCGCCGATGGGCCGGGCGGGCGGCGCGGTGGTGCCGGACGCGGACGGCCGGCCGCCGGAACCACCGGCGTGCCGCGTCCCGTCCGTCACCGTGTGGGAGCCGCAGCCGGCCAGCCCGGCGCCGGCCGCGGCGCCCGCGCCGAGCCCGAGCATTCCCCTGCGGGAGAGAGTGCGCATCGCATCCCCGTTCGTCACGTCCTCTGGGTGGTCACCCAGTCAGAGGACGCGACAAAGGGGGAGGTTCCGGAAATCCATGCGCTTTACGAAAATACGTGCGGCATATGCGCGAGAACTCCGGAAGAACGCGGGCGCGGGCCGCCCGTGACGGAGGCCACCCGGCCGCGGCGCAGGCCCCCGGCCGGGATCACGCCCCGTACGCCTTGCTCTTCCCCTTGACCGGCTTGGCGCCCGCCAGCAGGTGGGCGGGGACGAGATCGCGGGCCGGCTCGGTGTAGCCGACGGACACGATCCGGTCGCCCTGGTACGTGAACGAGGTCAGCGACGCGAGCGTGCACTGCCGCTTGCGCGGGTCGTGCCACAGCCGGCGGCGCTCGACGTACGACCGCACGATCCAGATCGGCAGCTGGTGGCTGACCAGCACGGCCTCATGGCCGCGCGCCCGGTCCTTGGCCGCGTCCAGCGCGCCCATCATGCGCACCACCTGGTCGACGTACGGCTCGCCCCACGACGGCCGGAACGGGTTGACCAGATGCCGCCAGTTCTCCGGCCGGCGCAGCGCGCCGTCCCCGACGCCGAAGGTCTTGCCCTGGAAGATGTTGTCGGCCTCGATGAGCCGCTCGTCGGTGGCCAGGTCCAGCCCGTGCGCCTTGGCGATCGGCGTCGCCGTCTCCTGCGCCCGCTCCAGCGGGGAGGCGACGACGTAGGTGATGTCACGGGGGGCGAGGTGCTCGGCGACCCGGTCGGCCATCCGGCGGCCCAGCTCGGACAGGTGGTAGCCGGGCAGCCGGCCGTAGAGCACGCCGGTGGGGTTCTCCACCTCGCCGTGCCGCATCAGGTGGACGACGGTGATGTCGTCGCCGGTGCCGCTCATGCGGTCGCCTCCGCCGCCGCCCGCGCCGCCACCGGGAGCGCGTCGGCGATCCGCTGGACCGCCCGCTCGTCGTGCGCGGTGGACACGAACCAGGACTCGAAGGCCGACGGCGGCAGGTAGACGCCCTGCGCGAGCATCGCGTGGAAGAAGGCGTTGAAGCGGAACGCCTCCTGCGCCTTGGCGTCCGCGTAGTCGCGCACCGGCCGGTCGGTGAAGAACACGGAGAACATGTTGGAGGCGGTCTGCAGCGTGTGCGCCACGCCCTCCTTGCTCAGCGCCTCGGTGACCAGGGCCTGGATCTGCGCGGAGACGGCGTTGACCTTCTCGTACGCCGCGTCGTCGAGCAGCCGGAGCTGGGCGAGACCGGCGGCGGTGGCGACCGGGTTCCCGGAGAGGGTGCCGGCCTGGTAGACGGGGCCGGCCGGGGCCAGGTGCGCCATGACGTCGGCGCGCCCGCCGAAGGCCGCGGCCGGGAAGCCGCCGCCCATCACCT
It contains:
- a CDS encoding cytochrome c biogenesis CcdA family protein; this encodes MSALSTLAATGYNGTVLNGALLVALPIALLGGLVSFFSPCVLPLVPGYLSYVTGVTGTDLAEARRGRMVAGASLFVLGFTAVFVSSGALFGFFGETLQANRGVLTKVLGVLMILMGVFFMGLMPWLTQREFRLHRRPVSGLVGAPLLGALFGIGWTPCIGPTLSSVLILSSEQGTAGRGAILTIAYCLGLGLPFVLAAVAFRKALGAFGWVKRHYTWVMRIGGTMMIATGLLLLTGAWDSIVQSMQTWSNGFTVGI
- a CDS encoding TlpA family protein disulfide reductase encodes the protein MSAASRAPLRSNRATARVRRRAALGAGAAVAALLVSACGSGGTSGGGGDTHFITGSDGIATVGKGERADAPDLSGETVDGKQLDVDDYKGKVVVLNVWGSWCPPCRAEAKHFQKVYEDVKDQGVQFVGINTRDTSTGPARAFEKEYGVTYPSLYDPTGKLMLRFEKGTLNPQAIPSTLVIDRDGKIAARTLQALSEEKLRSMLEPVLAEK
- a CDS encoding lipoprotein; this encodes MLGLGAGAAAGAGLAGCGSHTVTDGTRHAGGSGGRPSASGTTAPPARPIGDGSTSYTGSQPHQPERPVPLEPGQTPPQFVVFSWDGAGEVGNGLFPRFLDLAKEHGAHMTFFLSGLYLLPESKKRLYDPPNNPRGASDIGYLTDAHIKETLTYVRRAWLEGHEIGTHFNGHFCGGRGSVAHWTPRQWRSEIEQAKSFVTRWRTHTGWTDLPSLPFDYDKELTGGRTPCLLGQENLLPVARELGWRYDASSPGGRQVWPVKRQGIWDLPLQQIPFPGRSFEVLSMDYNMLANQSLNSTRAPAHNYPGWREQSAQAYISGFKRAYETNRAPFFIGNHFEEWNGGIYMDAVEEALKYIAREREKGGDIRMVSFRQFTDWLDVQRPQVLDAWRTLDVGQAPAAGWKRL
- a CDS encoding histidine phosphatase family protein; translation: MSGTGDDITVVHLMRHGEVENPTGVLYGRLPGYHLSELGRRMADRVAEHLAPRDITYVVASPLERAQETATPIAKAHGLDLATDERLIEADNIFQGKTFGVGDGALRRPENWRHLVNPFRPSWGEPYVDQVVRMMGALDAAKDRARGHEAVLVSHQLPIWIVRSYVERRRLWHDPRKRQCTLASLTSFTYQGDRIVSVGYTEPARDLVPAHLLAGAKPVKGKSKAYGA